In Chryseobacterium scophthalmum, the genomic stretch GATCGTCCAGTCTTCTTCAAACTGATAAGCATATCCTGCTCCTACAGCAACATCTGAAGCTGAAAATTCTCCCATTTCAAAACCGCTTTCGTCGGTTCTGGGAATATTTCCGTAGCCCAAATATCTTGCATTTACGGTAACCATATGCCCGTTATCTAAATCTTTAGCAAAGGCAATCGTTCCAAACTTTGAGTCTGCCAAATAAGTAGAAGCATTTATTGAAAGCTGTTTATCTGAATCTTTATTCAACAAAGCCGGATTTGCAATGGCAAAAGAAACATCATAATCTCTAACCGTAATAGCATCGCCACCTAAAGCAGCCTGTCTTGCAGAGACGGGAATATTTAAGAAAGAGTAAACGTTTGTTCCAGTTTGTGCAAATGAAACAATTCCCGAAAGAAATAGTGAAAAAATTAGAACTTTCTTCAAATCAGTATTTAATTAATGCAAAAATAATCCTTTTTGCTACTTATCAAAATATTTCTTTCATTATTTCTGTATAATATTTTTCTTTTTTTCAATATTTTTAATGATTATATTTGCAAAGTTAATTTTCAAAGAAATTAATTCTCAAAAAACTATTATTAAAATATACAATGAAATATAAAAGAATCCTTCTCAAACTGAGTGGTGAGGCATTAATGGGGAACAGACAATACGGTATTGATACCGAAAGACTGATGGAATATGCTCAGGAAATCAAGAAAGTGGTTGACAGAGGCTGCGAAATTGCGATTGTAATTGGAGGAGGAAACATTTTCCGTGGCGTAGCAGGAGCTGCAAAAGGAATGGATAGAGTACAGGGCGATTATATGGGAATGCTTGCAACCGTTATCAACGGAATGGCTTTACAAGGCGCTTTGGAAGATGCAGGAATTAAAACCAGACTACAATCTGCTATCGAAATGGATAAAGTGGCAGAACCTTTCATTAAAAGAAGAGCAGTAAGACACCTTGAAAAAGGTAGAGTAGTGATCTTCGGAGCCGGAACAGGAAACCCTTATTTTACAACAGATACTGCAGCAACATTAAGAGCTATCGAAATAGGAGCTGATGTTATTCTTAAAGGAACAAGAGTGGATGGTATCTACGACAGCGATCCTGAGAAAAACGAAAATGCAGTAAAATATAATTCTTTAACTTTCGAAGAAGTTTTTGAAAAAGACCTTAAAGTAATGGATATGACTGCCTTTACATTAAGCCACGAAAATAAATTGCCAATTATTGTTTTTGATATGAACAAAGACGGTAATTTATTGAAAATTGTAGACGGAGAAAATGTAGGAACTTTAGTAAATCTTTAAAAAAAAGAGCAAAGTAAAAAGGTAAAAGTTTAAAGTACAAAACCCTTATTACTAATTACTTATTATTGATTGCTCATACAATGTGTAACTATTCAAATTTTATATATATAATGGAAGAATTAGATCTTATCATAGAATCTGTAAAACATGATATGGAAGCGGCTCTTAAGCACCTGGATCATGCATTTCAAAGAATCAGAGCGGGACGTGCGTCTACAAGCATGGTTCAGGATGTGATGGTAGAATATTACGGTGCGCCAACTCCTATTAATCAGGTTGCTAACGTTTCTGTGCCGGATGCAATGACCATCTCTATTCAACCGTGGGACAGAACCGCAATTGGTGCTATTGAAAAAGCTATTATTAATTCTAACTTAGGATTTGCACCTTCTAATAACGGAGAAAACATCATCCTTAACGTACCACCTTTAACTGAGGACAGAAGAAAAGAATTGGCTAAACAAGCTAAAGGTGAAACTGAAGATACTAAAATCGTTGTAAGAAACGCAAGACAAAACGGTATCAAAGAACTGAAGAAACTGGAAGGAGTTTCTGAAGATTTAGTAAAAAATGTGGAAGCTACAATCCAGGAACTTACAGACAAGCATGTAAAGCTTTGTGACGACCATTTGAAAACAAAAGAAGCTGAAATTATGAAAGTATAATTTTCAGGTTTTGAAAATATAAAAAGAGAGGATTCGGTAATGAATCCTCTCTTTTGTTTTTATAAAATACAATCTGTTTTTCCTTTTTTATCTCTGTTTTTTATAACAGTTTCGAAAGTTTTTCTTAATTCTGTATCATTACAGTTTTTACTTTCTCCATCTGAAACATTTTCAGGTTTTAATTGGTTTTTGGTTCGCAGTGTATATTTTTTATCTCTGCAGGAAATTAATTGATCATTGATGTAATAAAATCTTTTTTCTTGTATATCATCTTTGGTTTCGGGCTTTTCTGGTGTTCCTCCATCAAAACTCCAACCGGTTTCTTCCTGAAAAATAAAAAATGGTTTTCCGTTTTTCAAATAATAATTTTCTACTGATGAAAAATGGCTGTCTCCATGAAAGTGTTTAATACTTTTGAGTTCTCCGTTTAAACTGTAATAAACCACGTTTCCGGAAACTTCATTACATTCATAATCAAAACTTGTAGAATCG encodes the following:
- the pyrH gene encoding UMP kinase, whose amino-acid sequence is MKYKRILLKLSGEALMGNRQYGIDTERLMEYAQEIKKVVDRGCEIAIVIGGGNIFRGVAGAAKGMDRVQGDYMGMLATVINGMALQGALEDAGIKTRLQSAIEMDKVAEPFIKRRAVRHLEKGRVVIFGAGTGNPYFTTDTAATLRAIEIGADVILKGTRVDGIYDSDPEKNENAVKYNSLTFEEVFEKDLKVMDMTAFTLSHENKLPIIVFDMNKDGNLLKIVDGENVGTLVNL
- the frr gene encoding ribosome recycling factor; the protein is MEELDLIIESVKHDMEAALKHLDHAFQRIRAGRASTSMVQDVMVEYYGAPTPINQVANVSVPDAMTISIQPWDRTAIGAIEKAIINSNLGFAPSNNGENIILNVPPLTEDRRKELAKQAKGETEDTKIVVRNARQNGIKELKKLEGVSEDLVKNVEATIQELTDKHVKLCDDHLKTKEAEIMKV